TCCCGTTTCGGCGCGGACTTCCCGGTACACGTGTCCGCGACTCGTACCGACCCCTGGAATCTCGGCCACGGAACATGTGGAGATAATTCATGAAAGCCGAAGTAGCACAGCAGCGTTCGCTCCTGGAGTTGTCCGAGCTGGACGCGGAGCTGTCCCGGATAGCGCACCGGGCCACTCGTCTGCCGCAGCGCGAGGCAATCGAGCGGATGCGGCGCGAACACGACGCCGCCAACGACCGACTGAGCGCGACGCGAATCGCGTTGGAGGACTTGGACACTCAGGTGTCGCGCTACGAGTCGGAGATCACGGCGGTGCGCCAGCGCGAAGACCGCGACCGGTCGTTGCTGGACTCGGGAGCCACCGACGCCAAGCAACTGGCGGATCTGCAGCACGAACTGGAAACCCTGACGCGTCGTCAGCGCAGCCTGGAAGATTCGCTGCTGGAAGTCATGGAACGTCGTGAGGAGTTGCAGGCCCAGGTGAGCGCCGAGCAGGACGCGATGGAGACGCTGCAGGCCGAGCTGGCCGGCGCACAGCAGGGGCTTGACGCCGCCCTGGCCGAAATCGACCAGACCCGCCAGGCGCACGCGTCGCAACGGGACCGGCTGGCCGCGGCCCTGGATCCCGACTTGTCGGCCCTCTACGAGCGGCAGCGCGCCGGGGGAGGACCGGGTGCCGGGCCGCTGCTCGGGCATCGGTGTGGCGCGTGCCGGATCGAGATCGACCGGGGAGAGCTGGCCCGCATCTCCGCGGCGGCCGACGACGACGTGGTGCGCTGCCCGGAATGTGGCGCGATCCTGTTGCGAGTCAAGGGGCCCGGCCAGTGAAGGTCGTCATCGAAGCCGACGGCGGGTCCCGCGGCAATCCCGGGCCGGCCGGCTACGGTGCGGTGGTGCACGCCGAGGGTCGCGGCACCGTGCTGGCCGAAAGCAAGCAGGCCATCGGCCGGGCGACCAACAACGTCGCCGAATACCGCGGGCTGATAGCCGGTTTGGAAGACGCCGCGAAGCTCGGTGCCAGTGAGGCTGACGTCTTCATGGATTCCAAGCTGGTGGTGGAGCAGATGTCGGGGCGGTGGAAAGTCAAGCACCCCGACCTGATTGAGTTGCACGCGCAGGCCCGGAAGCTGGCGGTGCGCTTCGAACGGGTCAGCTACACGTGGATACCGCGCGAACGCAACAAGCATGCCGATCGGCTGGCCAACGAAGCGATGGACGCCGCGGCCGAAGTGTGTTCGCAGGACGGCGAGTCGGCGGTCGCCGAGCCGGCGCCGACCGAACCCGCAGCGGCTCCCGCCGCGAAATCCGCTGCGACGCAATCGTCGTCGCCACCGGGCTGGACCGGAGCGCGTGGCACCCCGACCAGGCTGTTGTTGTTGCGCCACGGGCAGACCGCGCTGTCGGTGCAGCGGCGCTATTCCGGGCGCGGCAATCCGGAACTGACCGACCTGGGCCGCCGGCAGGCCCAAGCGGCGGCGCGGTATCTGGCCGAGCGGGGCGGCATCGCCGCCGTGATCTCCTCGCCATTGCAGCGTGCCTACGACACCGCGTCCGCGGCGGCCAAGGCGCTGGGCCTGGACGTGACCGTGGACGACGACCTGATCGAGACCGACTTCGGCGGCTGGGAGGGGCTGACGTTCGGCGAGGCTGCCGAACGCGATCCCGAACTACACACCCGCTGGCTGCGCGACACCAGCACGGAGCCGCCCGGCGGCGAGAGCTTCGATGCCGCGCTCGAACGCGTGTATCAGGCGCGGGAGCGAATCATGGCCAGCCATCCCGGCGCCACGGTGCTGGTCGTCTCGCACGTCACGCCGATCAAGATGTTGCTGCGCCTGGCGCTGGATGCCGGACCCGGGATCCTGTACAGATTGCATCTTGACCTGGCATCCTTGAGCATCGCTGAGTTCTATTCGGATGGGGCGTCTTCGGTGCGACTCGTGAATCAAACCGGCTACCTTTAGCCGCTAGGAGTAGTAGATGCCGCCGGATCAACCACCCGACGAATTGCCGGACGCCGTCTCGGCAGATATCCGGGCGCAGGTGATGCCGGCGGTGCTCGACGAGTTGGCCCGCTGGGGCGTCGAGCGATTCAGCATCGAGGCACTGGCCGAGCGTCATCGCATCGACGCGGAAATGATCTACCGCCACTGGGGCGATCGTCAACGGCTGATCGTCGATGCGGCGCTCGCTGATCTCGAGACCTGGGGTGACGTGCCGGACACGGGCTCGTTGCGCGGGGACCTGGAAGCATTGGCCATCAGCGTCGCCAAGCGCGTCAACACCGAAGTGGGCCGCGCATTCCTGCGGGCGTTGGTGATGGGGCCGCGCGGGCGTCACGACGAAGAAACCCGAATGATGTTCTGGCGGGCCCGTTTCGGGGTGGTGCGCCGGATCATCGACCGGGCTAGGCAGCGCGGCGAACTACGCGACGGAATCACCACGGTGGCCGCCACCCAGGTTCTCTTGGCGCCCATCAACATTCGCGCGCTCTACTCCGACGCTCCTGTCGAAGAGGAATATTGTGCGGCGATCGTCGACATGGCCTACCACGCGATTGCCCGCAAATAGGCGGGCATTGAGTGTGCGTCCCGGGCGGAGAAATCGCCCAAATTCCGCCCTGCGTGCACACTCGAAGCCGCCCGCGCACACTCGAAGCCGTCAGTGCCCACTCCTAGCCGTCAGCGCACACTCCCGGGCGGCCCCGGGTGGTCTATTCAGCGCGACAGCGTGATCGCTTGCTCGGGGCAGTTCTTCTCCCCGACGGCGGCCTGCTCTTCCAGCTCACCCGAGACGTCCTCGACGAGCACCACGCAATG
This window of the Mycobacterium sp. 050128 genome carries:
- a CDS encoding zinc ribbon domain-containing protein, with the translated sequence MKAEVAQQRSLLELSELDAELSRIAHRATRLPQREAIERMRREHDAANDRLSATRIALEDLDTQVSRYESEITAVRQREDRDRSLLDSGATDAKQLADLQHELETLTRRQRSLEDSLLEVMERREELQAQVSAEQDAMETLQAELAGAQQGLDAALAEIDQTRQAHASQRDRLAAALDPDLSALYERQRAGGGPGAGPLLGHRCGACRIEIDRGELARISAAADDDVVRCPECGAILLRVKGPGQ
- a CDS encoding bifunctional RNase H/acid phosphatase — its product is MKVVIEADGGSRGNPGPAGYGAVVHAEGRGTVLAESKQAIGRATNNVAEYRGLIAGLEDAAKLGASEADVFMDSKLVVEQMSGRWKVKHPDLIELHAQARKLAVRFERVSYTWIPRERNKHADRLANEAMDAAAEVCSQDGESAVAEPAPTEPAAAPAAKSAATQSSSPPGWTGARGTPTRLLLLRHGQTALSVQRRYSGRGNPELTDLGRRQAQAAARYLAERGGIAAVISSPLQRAYDTASAAAKALGLDVTVDDDLIETDFGGWEGLTFGEAAERDPELHTRWLRDTSTEPPGGESFDAALERVYQARERIMASHPGATVLVVSHVTPIKMLLRLALDAGPGILYRLHLDLASLSIAEFYSDGASSVRLVNQTGYL
- a CDS encoding TetR-like C-terminal domain-containing protein, with product MPPDQPPDELPDAVSADIRAQVMPAVLDELARWGVERFSIEALAERHRIDAEMIYRHWGDRQRLIVDAALADLETWGDVPDTGSLRGDLEALAISVAKRVNTEVGRAFLRALVMGPRGRHDEETRMMFWRARFGVVRRIIDRARQRGELRDGITTVAATQVLLAPINIRALYSDAPVEEEYCAAIVDMAYHAIARK
- a CDS encoding ferredoxin; the protein is MSRVSVDPDLCTGHGRCYSLAPEVFDADDVGHCVVLVEDVSGELEEQAAVGEKNCPEQAITLSR